A window of the Henckelia pumila isolate YLH828 chromosome 3, ASM3356847v2, whole genome shotgun sequence genome harbors these coding sequences:
- the LOC140892815 gene encoding uncharacterized protein: protein MHWSSFLRRGKEVLIAAKPIVISLKHLDDQPVTRVQISTMTVKDNLMVTGGFQGDLIYKNQNADEAILKHLDLLRFKLQWWGSMLGWQIHIYLLLRFWKLSP, encoded by the exons ATGCACTGGTCTTCTTTTCTTAGGAGAGGTAAAGAGGTCCTAATTGCCGCTAAACCTATCGTGATATCCCTG AAACATCTTGATGATCAACCTGTGACAAGGGTTCAGATAAGCACCATGACTGTTAAGGACAATCTAATGGTGACTGGTGGTTTTCAAGGAGATCTCATCTACAAG AACCAAAATGCAGATGAAGCTATCCTCAAACATCTGGACTTACTAAG GTTCAAATTGCAATGGTGGGGAAGTATGTTGGGATGGCAGATTCATATCTATCTGTTGTTAAG ATTTTGGAAGCTCTCACCATAG